In Bradyrhizobium lablabi, one DNA window encodes the following:
- a CDS encoding aldehyde dehydrogenase family protein codes for MSASFEMINGIPNYNLYIAGQWTRSLRNETTESTNPATGELFARVQQAGVAETEKAITAAHKSYKAWFETPVSAREAVFLRAADVLAAKAKDITEVLVAESGSVFGKAGFEVGYCFDLLRTAAAEMRRSPGETMPLTAPGQFGFTIRQPLGVIAGIAPFNAPFLLAMKKVVLALAAGNGFVLKPSELTPVTGLKIAEVFDEAGLPHGLLSVIPGPAAEIGAAIFADPRVRMITFTGSTHTGRMLAVEAAKTLKRFTLEMGGKSPLIVLGDADVDYAVKAAAFGIFFHQGQVCMANSRILVEEPIFDAFCERFAAVAQSLKVGDPREPDTVIGPLIRGTQCAVIDGHVEDAVSKGAKLMCGATHKDQYYWPTVLSGVTSDMRIFHEESFGPVTSIIKVRDHEEALEIANATDYGLSSGVITNNMQKALDLAFGLESGMVHLNDCTVSDEPHVPFGGVKNSGYGREGGRFSMEEMTELKWITVQRGQRAFPI; via the coding sequence ATGTCCGCATCGTTCGAGATGATCAACGGAATACCAAATTACAACCTCTACATCGCCGGTCAGTGGACGCGCTCCTTGCGCAACGAAACCACGGAAAGCACAAATCCTGCGACAGGGGAGCTTTTTGCACGCGTGCAGCAGGCCGGCGTGGCCGAAACGGAAAAGGCCATCACCGCCGCCCACAAATCATACAAGGCCTGGTTCGAGACGCCGGTATCCGCGAGGGAGGCCGTATTCTTAAGGGCTGCCGATGTGCTCGCGGCAAAGGCCAAGGATATCACCGAAGTCCTTGTCGCCGAATCCGGATCGGTCTTCGGCAAAGCAGGTTTTGAAGTCGGCTATTGCTTTGACCTGTTGCGAACGGCAGCCGCCGAAATGCGCAGGTCGCCGGGCGAGACCATGCCGCTGACGGCGCCGGGGCAATTTGGCTTCACCATTCGCCAGCCCCTCGGCGTGATCGCAGGCATCGCGCCGTTTAATGCCCCCTTTCTTCTCGCCATGAAGAAAGTCGTTTTGGCGTTGGCTGCGGGCAACGGGTTTGTTCTGAAGCCTTCAGAACTTACGCCTGTCACCGGACTAAAGATTGCGGAAGTGTTCGACGAGGCCGGCCTGCCGCACGGTTTGCTCAGCGTTATTCCGGGACCGGCGGCCGAGATCGGAGCGGCGATCTTCGCAGATCCCCGCGTGCGAATGATCACTTTCACCGGTTCGACGCACACCGGTCGCATGCTTGCGGTGGAAGCTGCAAAAACCCTGAAGCGCTTTACGCTTGAGATGGGTGGTAAAAGTCCATTGATCGTCCTGGGTGATGCGGACGTGGATTATGCTGTGAAAGCCGCGGCGTTCGGAATCTTCTTTCATCAAGGCCAGGTGTGCATGGCGAACTCGCGCATTCTTGTCGAAGAACCGATATTCGATGCTTTTTGCGAGCGCTTCGCCGCCGTCGCTCAAAGCCTCAAGGTGGGCGATCCCCGTGAGCCCGACACGGTCATCGGTCCGCTGATCCGGGGTACCCAGTGTGCCGTGATCGATGGCCATGTCGAAGACGCCGTTAGCAAGGGCGCAAAATTGATGTGCGGGGCCACCCACAAGGATCAGTATTATTGGCCGACCGTTCTCAGCGGTGTCACTTCCGACATGCGCATCTTTCACGAAGAAAGCTTCGGCCCGGTTACGTCGATCATCAAGGTCCGCGACCACGAAGAGGCGCTCGAGATTGCCAATGCCACCGACTACGGGCTCTCATCGGGTGTGATAACCAACAACATGCAGAAGGCTCTCGACCTGGCGTTCGGGCTCGAGTCCGGAATGGTTCACCTCAATGATTGTACGGTTTCCGACGAGCCGCATGTACCGTTTGGTGGTGTCAAGAACAGCGGATACGGCCGCGAAGGCGGTCGCTTCTCGATGGAGGAAATGACCGAGCTCAAATGGATCACGGTGCAACGGGGGCAGCGCGCCTTTCCGATCTAA
- a CDS encoding type II toxin-antitoxin system VapC family toxin encodes MVIDTSAIVAIALNEPDAADFEERIADDPVRLISAATVLEATIVIETRLGDAGGREFDFWLLKVGAEVVPVDVEQADAARRVWRRYGKGRHAAALNYGDCFSYALARTRGEPLLFKGEDFARTDINAARQA; translated from the coding sequence ATGGTGATCGACACATCCGCAATCGTGGCGATCGCGCTCAACGAACCTGATGCGGCAGACTTCGAAGAACGGATCGCCGATGATCCGGTCCGGTTGATTTCCGCGGCAACCGTGCTCGAAGCCACGATCGTGATCGAGACGCGGCTCGGCGACGCGGGCGGACGGGAATTTGATTTTTGGCTGCTCAAGGTCGGGGCCGAAGTCGTCCCGGTCGATGTCGAACAGGCCGATGCGGCGCGCCGGGTCTGGCGCCGGTACGGCAAAGGACGTCACGCTGCAGCGCTGAACTACGGAGATTGCTTTTCCTATGCACTGGCGCGGACCCGCGGCGAGCCACTGCTGTTCAAGGGAGAGGACTTCGCCAGGACCGACATCAATGCAGCACGTCAGGCCTGA
- a CDS encoding type II toxin-antitoxin system VapB family antitoxin: protein MALSIKDPETERLARTLAQLTGENITTATKRAIEERLRRVGGHSRKVTLLEDLAEIRRRWSALPVLDDRTPEDILGYDENGLPR, encoded by the coding sequence ATGGCCCTGAGCATTAAAGACCCTGAAACTGAGCGCCTCGCCCGAACCCTCGCGCAGCTCACGGGGGAGAACATTACGACGGCGACCAAACGTGCCATCGAGGAGCGGCTGCGCCGGGTAGGCGGCCATTCCCGCAAGGTCACCCTGCTGGAGGATCTGGCCGAAATCCGCAGGCGCTGGAGCGCGTTGCCGGTCCTGGACGACCGTACGCCGGAGGACATCCTCGGTTATGACGAAAATGGATTGCCGCGCTGA
- a CDS encoding LysR family transcriptional regulator, protein MTLEQLRIFIAVAEKQHVTQAASELHLTQSATSAAIAALEARYGIKLFDRVGRGIALTQTGRDFLNEARAVVARAKAAAQVLNDLAGLKRGSLALAASQTVANYWLPPRIAAFRKTHPGIDLRVSIANTEQVAHAVHRGDADLGFVEGEVDNPALAVRKIEGDSLAIVVGVNHPWTGQARITPKLLTKTCWILREPGSGTRSMFEAALKKFDIKLSDLDIRLELPSNEAVRVAVESGDCATAISDLVVAPSLAAGTLHRVKIDLPKRAFYALRHKERYASQAEKALLASFRM, encoded by the coding sequence ATGACCTTGGAGCAGCTTCGCATTTTCATCGCGGTCGCGGAAAAACAGCACGTCACGCAAGCGGCCAGCGAACTGCATTTGACCCAATCGGCAACGAGCGCTGCGATCGCCGCGTTAGAGGCACGTTACGGCATAAAGCTGTTCGACCGCGTCGGCCGCGGCATCGCGCTGACCCAGACCGGCCGTGATTTCCTCAATGAGGCCCGCGCGGTGGTGGCGCGCGCCAAGGCCGCGGCGCAGGTGTTGAATGATCTCGCCGGCCTCAAGCGCGGCTCGCTGGCGCTGGCGGCAAGCCAGACGGTTGCAAATTACTGGCTGCCGCCCCGCATCGCGGCCTTTCGCAAAACCCATCCCGGCATCGACCTGCGCGTGAGCATCGCCAACACCGAACAGGTCGCCCATGCCGTCCATCGAGGGGATGCGGATCTCGGCTTCGTCGAGGGCGAAGTCGACAATCCCGCACTCGCCGTCCGCAAAATCGAAGGCGATTCGCTCGCCATCGTGGTCGGCGTCAACCATCCCTGGACCGGCCAGGCACGCATCACGCCAAAACTACTGACAAAAACCTGCTGGATCCTGCGCGAGCCGGGCTCGGGCACACGATCGATGTTCGAGGCCGCGCTGAAGAAATTCGACATCAAATTGTCGGACCTCGATATCCGCCTCGAACTGCCATCGAACGAAGCGGTGCGCGTTGCCGTGGAATCCGGCGATTGCGCCACCGCGATCTCCGATCTGGTGGTGGCGCCGTCGCTCGCCGCCGGCACGCTCCATCGCGTCAAGATCGACCTGCCGAAGCGCGCGTTTTACGCGCTGCGCCACAAGGAGCGCTATGCCAGCCAGGCGGAAAAGGCGCTGCTGGCGTCGTTTCGGATGTGA
- a CDS encoding YeiH family protein → MTSTELTGPLNEQAGARAPLPARRRFTSHALEILPGLALNSTIAGAAFALRLLPGMATFSPMILSIMIGIAYHNIVGTAAWAKAGVSFSLRRLLRLAIILLGLQLTSHQVVEIGGRGLGIIVTTVLATFVLTIWMGKLLGVEAKLTQLIAAGTSICGASAVIATNTVTDADDEDVAYAVACVTVFGSVAMFSYPLLPGLLHLDPHAFGLWSGASIHEIAQVVAVAFQDGQQAGEFGTIAKLSRVMLLAPMVIAIGVLAARGVKGGKSAGAPSARPPVPWFVLGFVALVGVNSIVTIPLEAKAWVVAATTFLLSVALAAMGLETSIGKLAAKGIRPALLGAFAFLFIATFSLTLIKWMG, encoded by the coding sequence ATGACCAGCACTGAATTGACCGGGCCGCTGAACGAACAGGCCGGCGCCCGCGCCCCCCTCCCCGCCCGGCGCCGGTTCACAAGCCACGCCCTCGAAATCCTGCCGGGCCTAGCCTTGAATTCAACGATCGCGGGCGCGGCGTTCGCGCTGAGGCTGCTGCCGGGCATGGCGACGTTCAGCCCGATGATTCTTTCGATCATGATCGGGATCGCCTATCACAATATCGTCGGCACCGCGGCCTGGGCGAAAGCCGGCGTCAGCTTCAGTCTCCGCCGGCTGCTTCGTCTCGCCATCATCCTGCTCGGGCTGCAACTGACCTCGCACCAGGTCGTCGAGATCGGCGGCCGCGGTCTCGGCATTATCGTCACGACCGTGCTTGCCACCTTCGTCCTTACGATCTGGATGGGCAAACTGCTGGGGGTCGAAGCAAAACTCACGCAATTGATCGCGGCCGGCACCTCAATCTGCGGCGCTTCCGCTGTCATCGCCACCAACACCGTCACGGATGCCGACGACGAAGACGTCGCCTATGCGGTCGCCTGTGTCACTGTGTTCGGATCGGTAGCGATGTTTTCCTACCCGCTGCTGCCCGGCCTGTTGCACCTCGACCCGCATGCGTTCGGGCTATGGTCCGGCGCCTCGATCCACGAAATTGCGCAGGTGGTTGCCGTGGCGTTCCAGGATGGACAACAGGCCGGCGAGTTTGGAACGATCGCCAAATTGTCGCGCGTCATGCTGCTGGCGCCGATGGTGATTGCGATCGGGGTGCTGGCCGCGCGCGGCGTAAAGGGCGGCAAATCCGCCGGCGCACCGTCGGCGCGGCCGCCGGTGCCATGGTTCGTGCTCGGCTTCGTGGCGCTGGTCGGGGTCAACAGTATTGTGACGATCCCCCTCGAAGCCAAGGCATGGGTCGTTGCCGCGACGACATTCCTGTTGTCTGTTGCACTCGCCGCGATGGGGTTGGAGACGAGCATCGGCAAGCTGGCGGCGAAGGGCATTCGCCCCGCTCTGCTCGGCGCCTTCGCCTTCCTCTTCATCGCCACCTTCAGCCTCACGCTGATCAAATGGATGGGGTAG